The region AAAGGTACTTGAACCTTCCCTAGATCGCTTTCAGGAATTTTATCAGATGAATGATTATATTGTGCCTGAATTCTTGGTGGAGGAAGAGGCATATCAAACTATTTTAAGTCAGTCGGAAGGTATGGAGTATTACATACCGACATTTGAGGAACTGCTTTATTATGCTAGTCATGAAGTAGATGAGGAATGTGAACAATACAAAGATGTCTATTCCTTTTTCCAAACAAAGACTAAGGATAGCAATACACTTGATAAGCTCATGAAGGGATTGGGATGTCTTTGTGTACAAGATGCTATGCCTAGCTATATGATGAGTGAAGTAAATAATGCGGGTGTTATTTTTGAAGATATTGAGGAAGCAAATCAATTGCTCTGCTTATTGACTGATTTATCAAATCATACAATTAAGTGGGTATATAAAGGAAATACTCCAGTTGCAGTTGGCAAATTAAATGCTTATCCAAACCCTCTTACTAAGAAGAATGAACCAGTCGTTAAGGATGAACCTAAAGTATATCCAAACGACCCATGTCCTTGTGGAAGTGGGAAAAAATATAAGAAATGCTGTGCAAGATAACATAGGATCTAAAAAATGCTGTGCAAGATAAAATAGAATCTAAAAAATGGTGTATTGAGATAAAATAGAATCATAAAAGATTCTGTGTAAGATAACATAGACCTAAAAATTGCTGTAAAACAAAGATCCTAAAAAGAGGAGTACCGAAAGAGGAGTCAACCATCTTTCGGTACTTTTTATATTATGAAGATTTAGCAAAGTTTAATATAAAGTTAAAAATAATGGTTAAAAATAATTATTGCTAACCAAGATATTTTATCATATTAGCTTTTAATTTTCTACCTTATTTTGTAATATTTTAGTTTCTATATGGAAATATTATATCTTTTGGTATAAGTTTACTTGTGAAGCAAATAACGTTGTCTATTCTTAGTTGCTGTTGTCTACGGATGGGGTTTTATTTGAGATACATTTATGGTGATTAAATATCGTCCGTGCACGATACAAAATAGATTACATAGTATATTATGAATAAAATTTAGACTGTATAGATTTGTGCATATTCTAAGATGCGCAAGAATGCATAGTTCTGGAGATAAGAGTGGAAAATAATCACTAAGCAGTTTGTGTTTACGATTAACACGAACTAAAAATGCGCAAAGTCTGTGCAGAAATGAGGTTAACTATGATAGGAAAACTAAAACATTATTTTGCCTGTGGAAATACTGCGAGAGGCTTTCAAAACTTTTTTGAATCAAACTTAGCAGATTTAAAAAAGGTTTATATATTAAAGGGTGGCCCTGGAACAGGAAAATCTACCTTGATGAAACGAATTGGAACTCAATATTTAAAAGAAGGATATGATATTGAATATATTCATTGTTCCTCGGATCCAGATTCTCTTGATGGAATGATCGTTCGTTCTCTTTCTTTTGGAATTGTAGATGGAACGGCTCCACATGTAATAGAGCCAACGGTTCCAGGTGCTGTGGAGGAGTATGTGAATTTAGGAGTTGCTTGGGATACTCAACTTTTAAAAAGAGCAACTCGTAATATTAAGGATATAAAGGAACAGATTACAGAGTGCTATAATAATGCATATGAGAGATTCCATAAAGCTTTAGAGATTCACGATGAATGGGAGAAGATTTATAT is a window of Lachnoclostridium phytofermentans ISDg DNA encoding:
- a CDS encoding YecA family protein, whose product is MSSNSNIPQMKENLTKLVNGKKEVTLSECLSYSTRDELVQIAAENGYALKKSLRKQEMIDVLVSEITKAFSAMLDGMIMAQFESIIFALRSHQSKIMPSDNLYYLTNRGFVYWMAAGSKSEEAPTLLFPSELIQLALASFTEEGMSEVTERETIYLMLQAMCNLYGTFPVKLLHELYQKYNDNTKMNENVLAKVLEPSLDRFQEFYQMNDYIVPEFLVEEEAYQTILSQSEGMEYYIPTFEELLYYASHEVDEECEQYKDVYSFFQTKTKDSNTLDKLMKGLGCLCVQDAMPSYMMSEVNNAGVIFEDIEEANQLLCLLTDLSNHTIKWVYKGNTPVAVGKLNAYPNPLTKKNEPVVKDEPKVYPNDPCPCGSGKKYKKCCAR